GTTGTGAGAGAAAAATAGGGCATAGGGTTTCGGTAAATTTCATTGGATtttttaggggtgtcaaatgttCGGTTTGGCTATGCCtaagatcaaaatcaaatcgttAATAAACTTCGATTTTCAGCCTATTTCGATCCGATGTGATTTCaatttatttcagttttcaaTATTGAGTTAATACTGATTTAGATCGATTTTGTTTTCAGatttgaaccacaatgaaatcttacaatCATAACTTGCAGTGACGAAAGATTCGATAAAATCACTGTAATTCAACTTCCTCAAGTCAAATAAGTAAACAACCATGAATAGGAAAATTGCTTTGATGCGATCATATTgtaatccaaataaaaaaaaaatataattgttAGGAGAAAAacactaatatttttttttggtaaagagaaaaaaactaatatttaaatCAATGAATAAATAGAGTTGGCAgcgaaatcattgttacaaatcatagcaaatttttttttttgccattccacggtcctaaaagtcggttaaccttttgggattggtgtgtggtttgtgtgattacactttcacaaaaaaaaaaaaaaatccatatacTTTTTTATCATTAATTCTAAggagaagataactaatattaaaatcacaaaatgaaccctactatcaaatcatttatttgactattcaactaattttgtatagtgaacaaggagatcaatggaagctttgttacaaatcaatttccctattcatAACTTCATACTCATCGAGTTGTAACAATTTCCCTTACAACCAGTAATTTCTtgttaatattgaaatcaatggataatcaattcgtctattcataaccttatactcaatgatttttttagggtaaattacacgtcttTCCCTGATTtttaaatgaaactcagatcaccccctgatttttgaaaaaactcaaataatcggttgtgttttcttttcttctgactGTTCAACAATCTTAAGAAAGTTAGGAGATGGGTTGTCGTAGGATTCATCCTCATTAGTAGTAACAGAGTGAGAACAATCAATATAATAAGAAATAACCTCTTTATTACTACAAAAGAATTGTTCACGAAATGAGATTCAAACAAAACAATTAACTTTAGAAGAAATACAAAATCCTATCGATTATAACAACTTTGACTCAGACTTGGACTATGATTATAACTCAAAAACAAACTTTGATACTGACTCAAGATCTGTCTTGCTCTATTTCTCTTCCATTCATTCGTGGGTTAAATACAATGACAAttcttgaaaatgacataatggcAATCCATTtctaattattttgaaaactcctTTTTACCTCTcgcttaaagaacttttgactATTTGTTTTAATAAGATAAGTAAAATTGATTAAACAAAAGCAAGTCTACATCATGATTGATATGCATTGATAATTTCCTTAGCCAAACTTGAAGCACAACCCTAGCTGTTATGGAAATTAAACGTATAtttattatgtgcctaatgaggCCCACTCTACTGTATGGATGccagattgggccagcctagtatgagataggttaaagggtttgatctaacgcgttccatcagctctggagctttcctatcgatcaagtacctaacatttagTATCAGAGTCAATCACCACGTCATGACTTTGAATCACGGAAAGAGCTACTACCTAGGAGAAGGGCCACTTGGAGTAGACTGGAAGCTGTTAAGAAAGGGTTACCTACCGCCATACAAAAATAATGAGGTGATCTGTTATGTGCCTTATGGGGATTGGGCTCCTTTCCTTGGAGGACGtcgcccaatgagtgcccaatgaggcatccaatagttgggctgtgctgcacacatctcgacgCACACCCAATCAGCCATggagatgtgtgcgacacaatCCAAcctttggatgcctcattgggcactcattgggcaaTGCCCTCtaaggagaggagccgaatccgtCTAATGGAGCCCTACTCTAATGTATGAGCGTTAGATTGGACCAGCATAATATAAGATAGGTTAAAGAATTTGACTAAACGCGTTCCATCAACTCTAAAGTTTTTGGTGAATCGATCAATTGCCTAACATTTATATCCTTACACATtacaaaaatatttaagttAGACATAACATTTAAAAGTATGTCAGACAAATCCAAAAGGCCAGACTTTGTGATGCTCGTCCTGCATTAGCCATTTGCAAAGCTCAGCAAAATCTATCCACATCGTCCTGACTCATGCCATTGCGTTGTGCAAATTCTGCATAACACCTCTGGCTTTTGATGCGCCAAACTTACAGAAACATACTGAAATTTGGAATGAAAAAGAACAACCACTCCATCCACTGCAATGAGAGAAGGCAAGATCTATACACCCATCACAGATGATGATTggtgaagagagagaggcatTTCTTTCTTAATCTAATAATATTTTACGGTTTGCTTCATGAGGTGAAGAGGGTCACCTTCACGTGCGTTGAAATTCAAGAAGACGGAAATAGAAAACGCGAGTGATTCGGTAGCGAAGGGCCTACGAGTCTCCAACTCCTTAACCCCTTCACCATGAGTTGTCAAAAGCTCTCTTGCTGTGATCGATTCCTTCCTTCCCTGGTGAAAGTAAGACATCAAATTATCACCAATATCTCCGATTCCCGCTTCTCTAGGAACTTTtctccctccccttccctctctcttcctattttccttgttctttgttttgggtctttttcttttgctctAGCCATTAGGAGGGAGTGCCTGCAATGGAAGGGACTGCATTGGACGAACTGGTTGAGAGGCtattggaagggaggaagaccAAAGGAAAACGTGTTCAGCTCAACGAATCTGAGATTCGTCAGCTTTGCATTACCGCCAAGGAGATATTCCTGCGCCAACCCAATTTATTGGAATTAGAAGCTCCCATGAATGTTTGTGGTACGTTCCCATTTCAGGATTCTGATTTGAGCCCTAAATATATTACTTGgtgaattcaattttttttggctttagtATTACTCGAATTTGAATGATTTATCAAATGGGTTTTTTCTTGATGAGGTTCCATGTTTGGGGTGAGAGCAATTATTAGATTTTGATCCTTATTCAAGTCTGTAGAAGCTCCTTAGGTAATGCTTCTATCTGATAAGATTCCAATAAAAAGGCCATTCTAAGTTTAATGGTTCATAAGCTGCATTCTTGATCTTggtttatcattttcatttgaAGATAAAAGGTCACTgttattttgattggttttatctttcttttcttttcccaccAAACCTATTGTAgaaagaggggaggggaggggagggggggggagggaatcttatgacagaaaaaaaagaaagttttatttgattttgaattttctttgatGCTCACCAGTTTGATTCTAGAGGAATTATATAGAGCAGTAAAGATGGTAAGATGAGATCTGTTGGCGAAAATAATCCAGCCCACTTTCAAATCACTTCATAATATATATTCAGATTCATGTCTCATGAACTCCATGACTGATCATCAAGGCATCTGGCAAGGATTCCGGAATTCATATTGTAGGATCAAGATTTTGGTACCTGGTCGATACTAGATTCCGGCTTGAACAGGGACTTAGGATTTGATTGATTCTAATCTAAGATGCCATAATCTAGACCAAATAAAAATCAGGCAATCACCTATTACGATCTGAACCAGATACATTGTAATTATTACTGTAATTAGCTTCCAGAATCATTGTCAAATGCCCCATAATATGTCGTTGGAGAGAAGTTGCTCATTGGGATGTAATGCATCATATTCCAATTCTCAATACGTTATATTCCATCACATTGATGGAGGATACATATAGCCAAAAGTGCTTACCTCTTTGAAGAGGTTATAGTGAAAATTGATCAATTTTTACCATCAGGTGACATACATGGACAGTTCCCAGACCTCCTACGCTTGTTTGAATGTGGAGGTTTCCCCCCAGAAGCCAATTACCTATTCCTTGGGGACTATGTGGATAGAGGAAAACAGAGCATCGAGACCATATGCCTTCTCCTTTGTTACAAGATCAAGTACCAAGATAACTTCTTCCTCCTTCGAGGAAACCATGAATGTGCTTCCATCAACAGAATCTATGGATTCTATGATGAATGTAAGCGCCGATTCAGCGTTCGTCTTTGGAAGACCTTCACAGACTGTTTCAACTGTTTACCAGTTTCAGCAATCATTGATGACAAGATCTTATGCATGCATGGTGGTCTGTCCCCAGAAATGGGGAGCTTGGATCAGATAAGAGCAATTGAGAGGCCAATTGACGTGCCTGATCAGGGGCTGTTGTGTGATCTACTTTGGGCAGATCCTGACAGAGAAATAAAAGGATGGGGGGAGAATGATAGGGGAGTTTCCTATACTTTTGGTGCAGACAAGGTGACTGAGTTCTTGAAGAAGCATGACCTTGATCTAGTTTGTCGGGCTCATCAGGTATTTCACCCCCTAAGCCAggatatatatatgaaaaatacaaaTGGTtgtcttgtttttcttttgtcatCCTTTTGTCTGCAGCTGATGGTCCAAAATGTTGTGTCTAATGAGTAGGACCCTAGGTTAACTCATTGAAGAAGAGTCACCCTGCCCTTGATTTTTATTAAGGAGATACAATTTTTTTGCTTATACATGGCTGCTCATTGCCGGAGTGAGGAGGTGTTAATCCTTCTAGCATGGATCCTAAAAATTTGCTATTTTACCCCATAGAGTGAAATGGTGGCATGGGATTTGTCTAGTAATACAGCCTGTCTAATAATACAGAGTAAAATCTTCTATAAAAAGAATTTTTGGATTCTACATAGAGGACATCCAGACATTGAAAAATACATTGCAATGGGTTGATAGTTTATTTGTATGAAATCGATGAACAGGTGGTTGAAGATGGGTATGAGTTCTTTGCAGACAGGCAACTAGTTACGATATTCTCAGCCCCAAACTATTGTGGAGAATTCAACAATGCAGGTGCACTGATGAGTGTGGATGCAAGTTTGTTATGCTCTTTTCAGATTCTCAAACCCTGGAGGGGCAAATCAGTTCAGCCGGAATAGATTCCAACCAATGGAGGGTAAGGgagaaataaatttgataaaaaacCGAAAAGAACATGGTGGAACAAGCACATACCTTGATCTGCTGTGGCCAACATTTATGCTAATTGCACTTTGAGAGGCAGATGTATTTCTCCATTCCAATTTTCACAATGGAAGGCCTTTCTGTTTCCTTTGTTGTGGATCATCCAGATACTAATTTAAGAGTTATCAAGCTCAAGCTGATGTATATAATCCCTTACAGATAAAAGAATCTTGACACAGACAGAGGAAGCTAAAGTATCAGAGCTGGAGTATAAGCTCTGTAGGTGCTTTATACCCTTAGGGAATAAGAAGAGTGATTGAATTGAATGAGTTGACAAGAGAAACTATGTGTTTGCATTAACTGTTTTACAAATTAAGTATATAATGTATGTTTCAAGCATTTTGGTTACAGATAAAATGAGAATCTATTTCCTGTCTGATCACATCACATTTACAAAATAACTCAATTGACAGAATATGCAGAATCACACTCAAACATTTTGTCCTTAAGCTAGCACCTGAGAATAGCTGATATGAATCATAAGAGAATCACACCCAGGACCTGAAAAATGGTTGAGGCCGCTAACTCCCTCAGATTTCACATGGATTTGGCAACTCAAATTTCTTTAATTGTTTAGGGCTTCAACTCTTGTTCTCCTACTGTTAGAGCATCTCATTGCTATTTCCTGGTCGCCGTTTACTGGTATTCTGATGGTGAATTATGTAGTATTGTTGAAGTGATTGAAATTGCAACTAGAAATGCAGATGGTCTAATTTACTTTTGCAACAATGTCACTAGGAACTATAATGCATTGACTAATTAATATTTGAATATAAAACTCATTTCCTTGAGTCTTTAAACTATTTTTCGATACAACTGCTCAATTTGATAATAAGAAAGACTGCATCTACCAATTATGAATTGTTCGCATATCTCTTAAGCTGCACCTAGTAACTTCTTCTaaccatttttcatttttgaaaaACCAAGTGGTTTGGAATAAAATTTAGGAAGCTGATGTGAGTATTGACATGTATGTATCATATTTAAAAATGACAACATTGAAACAATTGTGTATCCTGTGTAGCAACTGAATTGATTGGGCATTAATATTCAACAATGATAGGGATTTCCTTAGGGATGTTTATTTATGATAGgattaatatatgttgaaataggaaggAAATCTATATGGTCCCTAGTTTTGTTCTTAATAATGGATTCTGAAAGTAGAGGAAAAgtgaaatatgaaaaaaagaaaaatcatctTAGTGTAacttaaagaaaacaaaagattaaaaaaaagacaTTCTTGCAAAAATTTCTCCAAATGATATGAGGAAAAGTAAAATATGAATTTCACAAGATACTGAGAATCATGACTTTGTTCATTGCTGTggattataaaaagaaaaaagaaaataatcatTTAATCTACAAGTAAAGAAGAATGATAGATGATCAAGGCTTTTCTCTTCCATTGATTATTAATGTAGTGAGAAATGAATAGAGATGAGGAAAATGATCACCATGCATACATTCAGTTCACGGTATAGGATTGGGTATCGGGTCAGTTCCAaaatcgataccgataccaatacgtaTCGGTCTGTATTTTTGCTTTcacctccctcccccccccccccccaaaaaaaaaaaaaaaaaaaaagaagcaaaaaactGCATTTTTAAATGATAAAATTGCCTCCAAAATGACTTGTGGTTGGCTTATGGTTTACATTAAGATAGTTGGATTGGTTATTTGGTTGTTTACTGAGATGAATTGGGATAAAAAGTTGAAGCCATTCAAAATATGATCTCTTTACAACACCTTCCAATTGGATTGTTGTTGATCTGTCACACcttaaaaaatatgtttccgCCTTCTGACATCCATTACTGAATTGTCACTTTCTTAATTgaagcttttatttatttattttgatgaaataaTGGAGGCTTTTTAGTGATCCCTCATGttaatattatttttcctttcatcaTAGTGACCTTGATGAATTCACGATGATctttatttgggggatttctcagaaaggggaaaagaacgctaccaGGTCGCGTGGCCCATGTAGCTCCTACGTCTAAACACAGAAGTACGTAAAAGTACCATTCTACCCCCATGGTAAAGGCAAAAATCCCACCAGGGTGATGCTTGTGCGTGTTCTCATTGATCAATGTGCGcatgcaggctctagaggcccagacaaggatcttttttcctaaaagaaaatatgattttatatAAGCCAAGTTTgcaagagggggggaggggcaTGAAGGAGATGGTAATTGGtttatgagaaaaaaatataatatttgaTAATATGACCCTATACGTCtcacaaattttgaaaaatttcactttttagGAGAGATGATTATGCCATTAATTAATCACTAAAATCATTGAAAGTTTTAAAAATTACCCCAGAAATCCATACTAGTCTCtttattattcatttaagtTTTAACACCACATATAAcaaagggtaatttggtaaagTCCAAAAACATAATGCATAAATAAATGGAACAATGGGGCAAAATTTGGGATATGGAAATTTCCAACTATAATATTTTTGTGGGATGGAGGGAATGTTAAAGTAAAGCAAAACATAGaattgagtttccttccacccatAGTGAATgagagatcccattcaccgtagGACagtaaaagatgaaaaaagGTACCAGGAgaatattttgaaacatacgaaaaccctaagaggggtttttaaaccctaacATGGTGGGTGCACCGTCTCCCATGGGTAGAGGGGAAGTTAGTCCCAAAACATATTATCCATCAAAGCCTTTCGtttaataagaaaaacaaatcaaGTCAACCACTTATTTTTAACTTGCAAAAAAGCCTAAACAACGcattttttcaaatcaaatcaagAACTTGCATTTTTCATGCTTCAACGCCGATCCGGCATGAGAACAAAATACTTAAGCTGCGTCTTTCATCGGTGCTGGTCCTCTAATGAACATGAAATTTTTCTGAAGTTATGGATCATTATAACTCTCTCTACTCTGCTGATCCTATTACTGAACCGGCCATTGAGGAGGTTCTCTCGGTGGTCCCCTCTATAATTGATCATGACACAAATGCCACCCTCTGCTCCATTCCCACTTTAGAAGAGATCAGAACAGCAGTCTTTGCCATGGGCCCTTTGAAATCCCCAGGCCACGATGGTCTACCTCCCTCTTTTACCAACATTTaaggatatgaccaaggccgaCATTGTTAGATTCGTAGAGGAATTTTTACCACTTGCCTCCCTTCCCCCGATATAAATGACACTCTCGTGTGCTTGATCCCCAAAGGTGCAAACCCGGAAACCATTGATCAATACCGCCCCATAAGCTTATGCGGTGTAATTATGAAATTAGTTACAAAAATTATGGCAACCCGCTTGCAAGCGATTCTTAACTGTCATATCCCCTCCCGATCCAACATTTGTCCCCGACCGTATGATCTCGAGATAATATTTTGACAACGCATGAGCTGTTTCATTACATtcggggaagaaagaaaggaagaccAAATTTATTGCCATTAAGATGGACATGAGAAAAGCTTATGCGACATGAAATTTGGACCTTTATTGAGAATGCATAGAGCTTTGGGCTTTTCGGATCATTGGATATCTATGGTGATGAGTTGCATAACCTCGTGAGATATCATATGTTAATTAATGGAGCTACTAGAGGCACAATCACCCCTTCCAAAGGCCTCCGACAAGGggaccccctctccccctctatCTTCATTATTTGTGCTCAAGCCTTAAGTTGTGTTCTCTCTAGGGCTGAAGCATTGGGTACCATTCTTGGCATTAAGATCGAAATCGTGCTGATTTCCCATTTGTTATTTTGATGATTGTATTCTCTTTTCTAAGGTCAAGTGCAAGAAATCCATACTTTAAAACACTTGCATTGATACTTATTGTCTTGCTTGGGACAAGCCATCAACTTGAACAAATCCTTGATTACATACAGCCCCAACACTCCTCCACGTATCAAGAGATGGTTCTCTAAGATCTTGCATATTAAGTATGGCGATGGCCCTAGGAAATATCTAGGTCTCCCAACCGAGTTTGGAGTGTCTAAAGTTCAGCTATTTAGAGAGCTTGGGGAAAGAACCAGCAAGAGACTTCAAGGATGGAAGAACCATCTTCTTTCTCAAGCCGTAAGGAAGTGTTGTTAAAGGCAGTTGCTTTTTCAATGAACAATTTCGCTGCCTCTCATTTCAAGCTACCAACCACTCATTACACCCAACTTAAAAAGATGGCGTTTCTATTGGGGTGGCCAAGATGCGAATAAGAAACTCAAGTGGATCTCTTGGAAAAGGATGTGCCTTTCTAAAGAATCGGGGGCTTGGATTTGAGATTCTCAATGCATAACAAAGCTATGCTTGCTAAGGTGGCTGGCAGGTGTGGCAGCAACCAAACACAATGTGGGGAATTTAATGAAGCAAATCTATTTTCCCAAATGCTCCTTTCTTCGAGGCAAAAGCAGGTTCAAAACCCTCTTGGGGGTGGAGAAGTATAATTGAAGGAGAGATGTTCTTAAAATTGGTCTTCTCGGGTGGTGGGCAAAGGCAACCAAATGCGATTTGGGATGATAATTGGTTACCTAGTAACCTAGATTTTAAAGTACAACATCGGAAACACTGAAGATTGCCCTCTTATTTGGGTTTCTCAACTTATTGATCCTACCAACATGGTCGGAAAGAAGAAGAGCTTAATAAATGGTTCCATCCAGATGATATCGAGTGATCTTAGAAGTCCAACTTCCTTTATTTCCAAAAGAGGACATTCAAATTTGGGGTGGTACTCAAAATGGGATATTCACAGTTAAA
The nucleotide sequence above comes from Telopea speciosissima isolate NSW1024214 ecotype Mountain lineage chromosome 3, Tspe_v1, whole genome shotgun sequence. Encoded proteins:
- the LOC122655973 gene encoding serine/threonine-protein phosphatase PP1-like, which translates into the protein MEGTALDELVERLLEGRKTKGKRVQLNESEIRQLCITAKEIFLRQPNLLELEAPMNVCGDIHGQFPDLLRLFECGGFPPEANYLFLGDYVDRGKQSIETICLLLCYKIKYQDNFFLLRGNHECASINRIYGFYDECKRRFSVRLWKTFTDCFNCLPVSAIIDDKILCMHGGLSPEMGSLDQIRAIERPIDVPDQGLLCDLLWADPDREIKGWGENDRGVSYTFGADKVTEFLKKHDLDLVCRAHQVVEDGYEFFADRQLVTIFSAPNYCGEFNNAGALMSVDASLLCSFQILKPWRGKSVQPE